A section of the Solitalea canadensis DSM 3403 genome encodes:
- a CDS encoding sialate O-acetylesterase, which translates to MRMIKYKITFLLISLFSGFTATAQLVMPKVFGSNMVLQRDIAIPVWGKANPGAKVWVELAGNTTITNSNSNGSWKAMLNALPAGGPYELKVYASSGNEVAKETIAFKNVLIGDVWVASGQSNMEMKVSESKNAPTEIKNAKYPNIRFLIVPHDVAPEAKTDILPAEWKSIDSTTVGEFSAVAYYFSRHLNQQENIPVGIIQSTWGGTPVEAWTSKEPLMSVPSVAKIITQHENENVNGESFKKNEVLIKQYWDLIQNSANALKQNIQAVNYDDSKWSTLQMPATVRKWADGPYQGIVWFRKVVELPEIAAGKDLQINLGHPEMNYWLYFNGQLICQNKWNNALSHTYTVPAKFIKKGKNVILLREAFLWGGGGINPPADSLYLSYGTNKISLTGAWKYKKGLESDLPPTINYQHYPTYLYNAMINPLIPYGIKGFIWYQGENNTGSAYLYKTLFPSMINDWRVRWKQGYLPFLYVQLANYLQQNPEPVNSEWAELREAQLNTLHYPNTAMATIIDIGEANDIHPKNKQDVGYRLALAAEAKVYNRSDVVSQGPVYDSQQIQGNTIVLRFKNAENGLIALNNDQLKGFAIAGSDQKFYWATAAIKGDFIEVSSAKVSNPVAVRYGWADNPDCNLYNKNGLPASPFRTDSFEGLTDKRN; encoded by the coding sequence ATGCGTATGATAAAATATAAAATAACATTTCTACTGATAAGTCTGTTTAGCGGTTTTACTGCAACAGCACAATTAGTAATGCCGAAAGTTTTTGGCAGTAATATGGTTTTGCAACGGGATATTGCTATTCCGGTTTGGGGAAAAGCCAATCCGGGTGCAAAAGTTTGGGTTGAACTTGCCGGGAATACTACTATCACCAATAGCAACTCAAATGGTTCTTGGAAAGCTATGCTAAATGCATTGCCAGCCGGAGGTCCTTATGAATTAAAAGTCTATGCAAGCTCCGGAAATGAAGTTGCCAAAGAAACAATAGCATTTAAAAATGTTTTGATTGGAGATGTTTGGGTTGCCTCTGGACAATCAAACATGGAAATGAAGGTAAGCGAATCTAAAAATGCGCCTACTGAAATAAAAAATGCAAAGTATCCGAATATCCGATTCCTTATTGTTCCGCATGATGTAGCTCCTGAAGCTAAAACAGATATACTTCCGGCTGAATGGAAATCAATAGATTCAACAACAGTAGGTGAGTTTTCGGCTGTTGCCTATTATTTCAGCCGTCACTTAAATCAACAAGAAAATATTCCTGTCGGCATCATTCAATCGACCTGGGGCGGAACTCCGGTTGAAGCATGGACGAGCAAAGAACCGCTGATGTCAGTTCCTTCCGTTGCCAAAATAATCACGCAGCATGAAAACGAAAATGTTAACGGCGAAAGCTTTAAGAAAAATGAAGTGCTAATAAAACAGTACTGGGATCTTATTCAGAATTCAGCTAATGCCCTTAAGCAAAACATTCAGGCTGTAAACTACGACGACTCAAAATGGTCGACTTTGCAGATGCCTGCTACGGTAAGAAAATGGGCAGACGGTCCTTACCAGGGAATTGTTTGGTTTCGAAAAGTGGTTGAACTACCGGAAATAGCAGCCGGTAAAGACCTTCAGATTAACCTCGGTCATCCGGAGATGAATTATTGGCTCTATTTTAACGGCCAACTCATTTGTCAGAATAAATGGAACAACGCATTAAGTCACACCTATACTGTTCCTGCAAAATTCATTAAAAAAGGAAAGAATGTTATACTGTTAAGAGAAGCATTCCTATGGGGCGGCGGAGGTATTAATCCACCAGCCGATAGCCTGTATTTATCGTATGGAACCAACAAAATAAGCTTGACAGGTGCTTGGAAATATAAAAAAGGACTGGAGTCCGATCTACCTCCAACCATTAATTATCAGCATTATCCAACGTATTTGTACAATGCGATGATCAATCCGTTGATTCCTTACGGAATTAAAGGTTTTATCTGGTATCAGGGAGAAAATAACACAGGAAGTGCCTACCTGTATAAAACTCTTTTCCCATCAATGATCAACGACTGGAGGGTACGTTGGAAGCAAGGGTATTTGCCGTTCCTTTATGTGCAATTAGCTAATTACTTGCAGCAAAATCCCGAACCGGTTAATAGTGAGTGGGCCGAATTAAGAGAGGCGCAATTAAATACCCTCCATTACCCTAATACGGCTATGGCCACTATTATTGATATAGGAGAAGCGAATGATATTCATCCAAAGAATAAACAGGATGTGGGTTATCGATTGGCTTTAGCAGCAGAAGCTAAAGTTTACAATAGGAGTGATGTAGTTAGTCAGGGTCCAGTTTATGATTCACAACAAATACAAGGTAACACCATTGTGCTTCGATTTAAAAATGCAGAAAATGGATTGATTGCTTTAAATAACGATCAATTAAAGGGTTTTGCAATTGCCGGAAGCGACCAGAAATTTTATTGGGCAACCGCTGCCATTAAAGGCGATTTTATAGAGGTAAGCTCAGCTAAAGTCAGCAATCCGGTAGCTGTCCGTTACGGATGGGCCGATAATCCGGATTGCAATTTATACAACAAGAACGGTCTACCTGCTTCACCTTTTAGAACCGATTCGTTTGAAGGTTTAACAGATAAACGTAATTAA
- a CDS encoding alpha-L-arabinofuranosidase, whose protein sequence is MRYLHLHKYSVAAFFAIFMALSACKKSEQEAETSGTGDVDVTPPTEIPEAASTGFFLDEWAPRSFSAPQYDYIIPPLTMENVKITADYSQSVSKVSKYVFGNNTNPYTGQMVGEPVLLNHLKALSPNVLRFPGGNISSVYFWNNNPGVKPADAPEKLYDASGNSVDAGYWYGNNNDSWTLSVANYYGMLQQVNATGIITINYGYARYGTSDHPDQAAAHLAAEWVRYDKGRTKFWEIGNESGGPWQAGFKIDLTKNKDGQPEIINGTIYGKHFKVFADSMRKAAAEVGANIKIGAQLIHYDASSSWNVPDRTWNAEYFAAAGDYADYYIIHDYYTPLGVNSGASEILNTAASNTQNMMAWMKTTTQKANVPLKPIALTEWNIGAEGSKQMVSNVAGLHAAIVLGELIKNNYGLATRWDIANGYNNGNDHGMFSLADEGDGTTKWTPRPSFYYMYYFQKYFGDRMFNSTIEGNTDVISYASSFTKSGDIGMVLINKGTTSAMSVIDIKNFKQGGKYYYYTLTGGNGGDFSRKVFVNGQGPTGPSGGPTSYSSVKSKSGALTAPSVKVEIPARSVVYLMVEKAK, encoded by the coding sequence ATGAGATACCTACATCTTCATAAATATAGTGTTGCGGCCTTTTTTGCCATTTTTATGGCTTTGTCGGCTTGTAAAAAAAGTGAGCAGGAAGCCGAAACTTCCGGAACAGGAGATGTGGACGTTACACCCCCGACAGAAATTCCGGAAGCTGCAAGTACAGGCTTTTTTCTTGATGAATGGGCACCGCGTAGCTTCAGTGCTCCTCAATATGATTACATTATTCCTCCGTTAACCATGGAGAACGTAAAAATAACAGCCGACTATAGCCAATCGGTAAGTAAGGTATCTAAATATGTATTTGGGAATAATACTAACCCTTATACGGGCCAGATGGTTGGTGAACCCGTATTGCTAAATCATCTTAAAGCCCTTTCACCGAATGTACTACGCTTCCCCGGAGGCAATATTTCAAGCGTCTATTTCTGGAACAATAACCCTGGAGTAAAACCAGCAGATGCTCCTGAAAAATTATATGATGCTAGTGGAAATTCGGTAGATGCAGGTTATTGGTATGGAAACAATAACGATAGCTGGACGCTTTCGGTTGCCAATTATTACGGCATGCTGCAACAGGTTAACGCAACGGGAATCATTACGATAAACTATGGCTATGCACGTTACGGCACTAGTGATCATCCTGATCAAGCTGCCGCACATTTAGCTGCTGAATGGGTCCGTTATGATAAAGGAAGAACCAAGTTTTGGGAAATCGGAAATGAAAGCGGCGGCCCATGGCAAGCAGGCTTTAAGATCGATCTTACGAAAAATAAAGACGGTCAGCCTGAAATTATCAATGGAACAATTTACGGTAAGCACTTTAAAGTATTTGCTGATTCCATGCGTAAAGCAGCAGCTGAGGTTGGAGCCAATATCAAGATAGGGGCACAGCTTATACATTATGATGCTTCTTCTTCATGGAATGTGCCCGATCGCACATGGAATGCGGAGTATTTCGCAGCGGCAGGAGACTATGCAGATTATTACATTATTCATGATTACTATACTCCACTAGGCGTAAATTCCGGTGCTTCAGAGATATTAAATACCGCCGCTTCAAACACGCAGAATATGATGGCATGGATGAAAACCACTACTCAAAAAGCAAATGTTCCCTTAAAGCCAATTGCCCTTACCGAATGGAATATTGGTGCTGAAGGCTCTAAACAAATGGTTTCTAATGTAGCCGGTTTACATGCTGCAATTGTATTGGGCGAACTCATAAAAAATAACTACGGACTTGCTACCAGATGGGATATTGCAAATGGTTATAATAATGGCAATGACCATGGTATGTTTAGTCTGGCTGATGAAGGTGACGGAACTACAAAATGGACGCCTCGTCCATCTTTCTACTATATGTATTATTTCCAGAAATACTTTGGCGACCGCATGTTTAACTCAACGATAGAAGGTAATACGGATGTAATAAGCTATGCATCAAGCTTTACTAAAAGTGGTGATATAGGTATGGTACTGATTAATAAAGGAACAACCAGTGCGATGAGTGTGATTGATATTAAAAACTTTAAGCAAGGCGGCAAATATTATTACTATACACTAACAGGTGGTAATGGCGGCGACTTTTCCAGAAAAGTATTTGTGAACGGACAAGGTCCTACAGGTCCTTCCGGCGGGCCTACTTCTTACAGTTCGGTAAAATCCAAATCGGGAGCGTTAACTGCTCCATCTGTTAAGGTGGAAATTCCGGCCCGTTCTGTTGTTTATTTAATGGTTGAAAAAGCAAAATAA
- a CDS encoding RagB/SusD family nutrient uptake outer membrane protein, translated as MKKLNIYIALVFTLLSTGACTNDFLDTEMATNVTEENFYKTPDDAYKALVGCYDGLQTVWADGVSLPVAAEVMSDNAFGGTGNSDGFSYQMLDEFDKLRSPSDMNLFSANWNAYYKAIYRCNMLISKMDQIEWSGNTELRNTYESEARFLRAYLYFDMVRLWGNIPLVIVPTKDNVPQANSDDVYKQIAEDLKFAATNLPATNYGAQAPATLGRVTKWAAEALIGRVFLYYTGYYGKTDLVGVITKSEATTYLDDVIANGGFGLVEDFKNLWPFSVDNYVGEDNKETVFAIKYTYTSDYNGNTDGNHWMVMYGLRGQWTFPYGTGWGGSTVNPKLWNAYNENDSRRGASILSIEKEGIVYTKQSDHREYTGYYFKKYMPLVDKDGNSIAVNKGATNFMIGQFEDYVSIRYSDVLLMAAELGSANSQKYFDDVRKRAYKGNFTALAVSQQNIMNERRLEFAGEGIRYWDLLRQGISTAASTIAEATTVLNGGVVTPKTISAGNIQATKGLQQIPYTQITLASGVLKQNTGW; from the coding sequence ATGAAAAAATTAAACATATATATCGCTTTGGTTTTCACGTTGCTGTCGACCGGGGCATGTACCAATGATTTCCTCGATACCGAAATGGCTACAAACGTAACCGAGGAAAACTTTTACAAAACACCGGACGATGCTTACAAAGCATTGGTTGGCTGTTATGACGGCTTACAAACAGTATGGGCAGATGGAGTAAGCTTACCTGTGGCGGCAGAAGTGATGTCTGACAATGCTTTTGGAGGGACAGGAAACTCAGACGGATTCTCCTATCAGATGCTTGATGAGTTCGACAAATTAAGATCGCCATCAGACATGAACCTTTTCAGTGCCAACTGGAATGCATATTACAAAGCTATTTATCGTTGTAACATGCTGATCTCTAAAATGGATCAAATTGAGTGGAGTGGAAATACAGAGTTAAGAAATACTTACGAATCGGAGGCACGTTTCTTAAGAGCCTATCTATATTTTGATATGGTAAGATTATGGGGCAATATTCCACTTGTAATTGTTCCTACAAAAGACAACGTACCACAAGCGAATTCGGACGATGTGTACAAGCAGATTGCCGAAGATTTAAAATTTGCGGCAACTAACCTGCCTGCAACCAATTATGGAGCGCAGGCTCCAGCAACACTAGGCAGGGTCACTAAATGGGCTGCAGAAGCATTAATCGGACGGGTATTCCTTTATTATACCGGTTATTATGGCAAAACTGATCTTGTAGGGGTAATTACCAAATCAGAAGCGACCACTTACCTGGATGATGTTATTGCAAACGGCGGTTTTGGTCTGGTTGAAGATTTTAAAAACTTATGGCCATTCTCTGTAGATAATTATGTAGGAGAGGATAATAAAGAAACCGTATTCGCTATAAAATATACCTATACAAGTGATTACAACGGAAATACAGATGGTAACCATTGGATGGTAATGTATGGCTTACGTGGCCAATGGACTTTCCCTTACGGAACAGGATGGGGAGGCTCAACCGTAAATCCTAAACTGTGGAATGCCTACAATGAAAATGACAGTCGCAGAGGAGCATCTATTCTTTCCATTGAAAAAGAGGGAATTGTTTACACCAAGCAATCTGACCACCGTGAATACACCGGATATTACTTTAAGAAATACATGCCTTTAGTTGATAAAGACGGAAACAGTATTGCCGTAAACAAAGGCGCGACCAATTTTATGATTGGCCAGTTTGAGGATTATGTTTCTATCCGTTATTCAGATGTATTATTGATGGCCGCTGAATTAGGAAGTGCTAACTCACAGAAATATTTTGATGACGTAAGAAAACGTGCCTACAAAGGAAATTTCACGGCACTGGCTGTTTCTCAGCAGAATATCATGAATGAACGACGCCTGGAATTTGCAGGTGAAGGTATCCGTTACTGGGATTTGCTTCGTCAGGGTATTAGCACTGCCGCTTCAACAATTGCAGAAGCAACTACAGTTCTAAATGGTGGTGTAGTTACACCTAAAACCATTTCGGCAGGAAATATTCAGGCAACAAAAGGTTTACAGCAAATACCTTATACGCAAATAACACTTGCAAGTGGTGTGCTTAAACAAAATACAGGCTGGTAA
- the galB gene encoding beta-galactosidase GalB — protein MQKLKYLSYLLLLTILSQTVNGQTNTRTVENLNKGWKFYLGDEVKASNPDFNDQNWRSLNVPHDWSVEGSFSKDHPATPGGGALPGGTGWYRKTFIIPATSKGKSVFIDFDGVYRNSEVWINGHLLGKRPNGYIAFRYDLTPFLLYGKKNVLAVKVDNSEQPNSRWYSGSGIYRDVKLTTVNHVFVDLWGTQVRTPKVTSEIANVSIKTQIRNNSTAVQQGVVKTSLVNAEGKVVTSTATKITLKDSISFVEQLLSVSNPHLWSDTDPYLYKVVTTILLGNKTVDQYETTAGLRYFSFDKDKGFSLNGKPLKIRGVCNHHDLGALGAAFNVRAAERQLEMLKEMGCNGLRTSHNPPAEELLNLCDKMGFIVMNEAFDMWKKGKNKYDYSLDWDKWHKRDLEDQIKRDRNHPSVFMWSIGNEIQEQWGTGADTAGRVITRELTAIVKSLDDRPVTSATNDINLYNNLIFSNAYDLIGYNYNHDKFAKFPQTFPGKQLIGSETVSALQTRGHYDMPSDSIRVWPTAWDKPLLTGNADLTCSAYDNCRTPWGSTHEETLCEFNTNQHLAGMFIWTGFDYLGEPTPYPWPARSSYFGIIDLAGFPKDVFYMYQSQWTNTPVLHIFPHWNWKPGQLVDVWAYYNNADEVELFLNGKSLGSKKKVQHEFHVYWRIPFEAGTIKAVSRKNGVTVLTKEITTTGTPSKIILTADRNKIKADGEDLSFITAKIADEKGNMIPNADNLIQFTVSGDASIAGVDNGNPTSMESFKASQRKAFNGLALAILKSGEKSGKVTFTATAQGLVPASIEIEVK, from the coding sequence ATGCAAAAATTGAAATACCTGAGTTATCTGTTGTTGCTAACGATACTTAGCCAAACAGTGAATGGTCAAACCAACACCAGAACTGTAGAAAATCTTAATAAAGGCTGGAAATTCTATCTGGGAGATGAAGTAAAAGCAAGTAATCCTGATTTTAATGATCAGAACTGGCGTAGCTTAAATGTACCTCATGATTGGAGTGTTGAAGGCTCATTTAGTAAGGATCATCCGGCAACACCTGGAGGAGGAGCACTTCCGGGTGGAACCGGTTGGTACCGTAAAACATTTATAATACCCGCAACAAGTAAAGGTAAATCGGTATTTATTGACTTTGACGGCGTTTATCGTAATAGTGAGGTGTGGATCAATGGTCATTTATTAGGGAAAAGACCTAATGGCTATATCGCTTTCAGGTATGATCTTACACCTTTCTTACTATATGGAAAAAAGAATGTGCTTGCGGTAAAAGTTGATAATTCCGAGCAGCCTAACTCACGCTGGTATTCTGGTTCGGGTATCTATCGTGATGTTAAACTTACCACTGTTAACCACGTTTTTGTTGATTTGTGGGGAACACAGGTTAGAACTCCAAAAGTAACCAGTGAAATTGCTAATGTGTCAATTAAAACCCAAATCAGGAATAACAGCACTGCTGTTCAACAGGGTGTTGTTAAAACTTCGCTGGTAAATGCAGAGGGTAAAGTAGTGACGTCAACCGCTACTAAAATTACGTTAAAAGATTCGATATCATTTGTTGAGCAATTGCTTTCTGTATCCAATCCTCATTTATGGTCTGATACAGATCCTTATTTATACAAGGTGGTCACAACTATTCTGCTGGGAAATAAAACAGTTGATCAGTATGAAACCACGGCGGGACTTCGTTATTTTTCATTTGATAAGGATAAAGGTTTTTCATTGAATGGTAAGCCATTGAAAATACGTGGCGTTTGCAATCATCATGATTTAGGGGCTTTAGGCGCAGCATTTAACGTACGAGCTGCTGAGCGTCAACTGGAAATGCTGAAAGAAATGGGTTGTAACGGTTTGCGGACTTCCCATAATCCGCCTGCTGAAGAATTACTGAATCTATGTGATAAAATGGGCTTTATCGTAATGAACGAAGCCTTTGATATGTGGAAGAAGGGAAAGAATAAATACGATTACAGCCTTGATTGGGACAAATGGCATAAACGTGATCTTGAAGATCAGATTAAGCGTGATCGTAATCATCCAAGTGTTTTCATGTGGAGCATTGGAAATGAGATTCAGGAACAGTGGGGAACAGGAGCAGACACTGCAGGAAGAGTGATTACCCGTGAATTGACTGCAATTGTAAAAAGCCTGGATGATCGTCCGGTTACATCAGCAACAAATGATATTAATCTGTATAACAATTTGATCTTTTCAAACGCTTATGATTTGATCGGTTACAACTATAACCATGATAAATTTGCCAAGTTCCCTCAGACATTTCCAGGTAAGCAATTAATAGGTTCTGAAACAGTTTCAGCATTGCAAACCCGTGGCCATTATGATATGCCCTCAGATAGTATACGAGTTTGGCCTACAGCATGGGATAAACCCCTTTTAACCGGAAATGCAGATTTAACCTGCTCCGCTTATGATAATTGCCGTACGCCTTGGGGATCAACTCATGAAGAGACGTTGTGTGAGTTTAATACTAACCAACATCTTGCCGGTATGTTCATCTGGACAGGTTTTGACTACCTGGGAGAGCCTACTCCATACCCATGGCCAGCACGTAGTTCCTATTTTGGAATTATCGACCTGGCAGGTTTTCCGAAAGATGTTTTTTACATGTATCAAAGTCAATGGACAAATACTCCTGTACTGCACATTTTTCCTCATTGGAACTGGAAACCCGGACAACTGGTAGATGTTTGGGCTTATTACAACAATGCGGATGAAGTAGAACTGTTTTTGAACGGTAAATCTTTGGGTTCGAAAAAGAAAGTACAGCATGAGTTTCATGTATACTGGCGAATACCATTTGAGGCGGGCACCATTAAGGCAGTTTCCAGAAAAAATGGAGTTACTGTATTAACAAAAGAAATAACAACAACTGGTACTCCTTCAAAAATTATCCTGACAGCCGACCGCAATAAAATTAAGGCAGATGGAGAGGACCTTTCTTTTATAACGGCCAAAATAGCGGACGAAAAAGGGAACATGATTCCCAATGCGGATAACCTGATTCAATTTACGGTAAGTGGAGATGCTTCCATAGCCGGAGTAGATAATGGAAATCCTACCAGCATGGAATCATTTAAGGCAAGTCAGCGAAAAGCATTTAATGGATTGGCTTTGGCCATTTTGAAATCAGGAGAGAAAAGCGGTAAGGTAACCTTTACAGCAACTGCACAAGGACTAGTCCCAGCGAGTATAGAGATTGAGGTTAAATAA
- a CDS encoding glycosyl hydrolase family 95 catalytic domain-containing protein: MIINRGRDWLIIIMTAFLITGGCFSAFAQKINAFVAPARGFTSWQPAANWEHAMLTGNGTMGAMVMGQPYDETIILSHAALYMPLAQSKKPISQADRLEEIRNLLLSGKNKEAALIPVEQRNIENYKDERDPFIPAFDVDIVQQPDAIHKYQRSVNFETGEAITDWASEKGVFQRKVFVSRKDSVVVISIKGDQPINCSINFNQRPVEWQQSKFVREGIREVKKEAEAEWLTFRSGFKIKNRVGLEGYEGVGRLILKGGNIETKEGKLTIENADEVLLLIKIAPSFDYKNSQLNLLKSALMKVPGDYLLLLKNHAGIHGELFKRVKFNLTTTNDDDNKLNAEELILKAKSKSSKVMIEKAFDAGRYNVISSTGYNPPNLQGIWSGTWTAPWTGGFTNDGNLATAISANLSTNMPELMHSFFNYHERLMDDYRLNANCLYNCRGIHIPAQATTTGWDTDFGETWCLTFWTGAAGWTAGFFYDYYLYTGDKAFLQQHAYPFMKEAALFYEDFMTLGTDGKLVFNPSYSPENNPSNNTSQATLNATMDVMIAKQLLRNCITAAKTLNTDKQKIKQWEAMLAKMPEYDVADDGSFREWLWDGVAENHHHRHTSQLYSLYDHADPDILSKPELTNAVAKTIQEKMKFRNAEGGGEMAFGLVQLGLAASRISDVKTVERIVQWLSSKYWSNGMGSFHNVGGLFNTDISGGLPYLITQMLISAEPGSISILPALPADWDKGSIEGILLRGQVKVNKMEWNGKKIQLKLTSTIDQRVQLQFPGFIDYLTVNEKQVAIAKSYSISLSANKEITIITTLK; this comes from the coding sequence ATGATTATTAACAGAGGTCGTGATTGGTTAATTATAATAATGACAGCCTTCCTGATAACAGGGGGCTGTTTTTCAGCCTTTGCACAGAAAATAAATGCGTTTGTAGCGCCAGCAAGAGGGTTTACCAGTTGGCAACCTGCCGCCAATTGGGAGCATGCCATGCTAACCGGAAACGGTACAATGGGTGCAATGGTCATGGGACAACCTTATGACGAAACCATTATTTTAAGTCATGCAGCACTTTATATGCCATTGGCACAGTCAAAGAAACCGATCAGTCAAGCCGACAGGTTGGAAGAAATAAGGAATTTATTACTTTCCGGTAAAAACAAAGAAGCTGCATTGATACCTGTAGAGCAACGTAATATCGAAAACTACAAGGATGAAAGAGATCCCTTTATTCCGGCATTTGACGTCGATATTGTCCAGCAACCTGATGCAATTCACAAATATCAACGTTCGGTAAATTTTGAAACAGGAGAAGCCATAACTGATTGGGCTAGTGAAAAGGGAGTATTTCAGCGTAAGGTTTTTGTTTCCAGAAAGGATAGCGTGGTGGTAATCTCTATCAAAGGTGATCAACCAATCAATTGTTCCATCAATTTTAATCAGCGTCCGGTTGAGTGGCAGCAATCTAAATTTGTCCGAGAAGGTATTCGTGAGGTAAAAAAAGAGGCTGAAGCGGAATGGCTAACTTTTAGAAGCGGATTTAAGATTAAAAACAGAGTCGGACTCGAAGGATATGAAGGAGTTGGCAGGCTGATTTTAAAAGGTGGCAACATTGAAACCAAAGAAGGAAAGTTAACCATTGAAAATGCCGATGAGGTTTTGCTGTTAATTAAGATAGCTCCATCCTTCGATTATAAAAACTCGCAACTCAACCTTCTTAAATCTGCATTAATGAAGGTGCCTGGTGATTATCTGTTATTGCTGAAAAATCATGCAGGTATTCACGGAGAGCTGTTTAAGAGGGTAAAGTTTAATCTGACTACTACTAATGATGACGATAATAAACTAAATGCTGAAGAGCTGATTCTTAAGGCTAAAAGTAAATCATCTAAAGTGATGATTGAAAAGGCATTTGATGCCGGACGTTACAATGTTATCAGTTCTACCGGATATAATCCACCTAATCTTCAGGGTATTTGGAGTGGTACATGGACAGCTCCATGGACAGGGGGATTTACGAATGACGGAAATCTGGCAACGGCCATTTCTGCAAATCTTTCCACCAATATGCCCGAACTCATGCATTCATTTTTTAATTATCATGAACGCTTGATGGATGATTACCGACTTAATGCCAATTGCTTGTACAACTGCAGGGGTATACATATTCCGGCACAGGCTACTACAACGGGCTGGGATACTGATTTTGGAGAAACATGGTGCCTTACTTTTTGGACCGGAGCTGCCGGGTGGACTGCCGGGTTTTTCTATGATTATTACCTCTACACTGGAGATAAGGCTTTCTTACAACAGCATGCTTACCCATTTATGAAAGAAGCTGCATTGTTTTATGAGGATTTTATGACATTAGGTACTGACGGAAAACTAGTCTTTAATCCGTCCTATTCACCGGAGAATAATCCTTCTAATAACACTTCACAAGCTACTTTGAATGCAACGATGGACGTAATGATTGCCAAGCAGTTATTAAGAAATTGTATTACTGCAGCAAAAACACTTAATACGGATAAACAGAAAATTAAACAGTGGGAAGCTATGCTGGCGAAAATGCCTGAGTACGATGTTGCTGATGATGGTTCATTCAGAGAATGGCTTTGGGATGGAGTAGCCGAAAATCATCACCATAGACATACTTCTCAGTTGTACAGTTTGTATGATCATGCAGATCCGGATATTTTATCGAAACCCGAATTGACCAATGCTGTAGCTAAGACCATTCAGGAGAAAATGAAATTCAGAAATGCAGAAGGTGGAGGAGAAATGGCATTTGGTTTAGTTCAACTGGGATTAGCTGCCTCACGCATCAGTGATGTTAAAACAGTAGAACGTATTGTTCAGTGGTTATCATCAAAATATTGGTCAAATGGAATGGGCTCCTTTCATAATGTCGGTGGACTATTCAACACTGATATAAGTGGCGGATTACCATACCTGATCACTCAAATGCTTATAAGCGCTGAACCCGGAAGTATTTCAATATTACCGGCCCTTCCTGCTGATTGGGATAAGGGAAGCATCGAAGGCATTTTGTTGAGAGGACAAGTTAAAGTAAATAAGATGGAATGGAATGGCAAAAAAATACAATTGAAATTAACCTCGACAATTGACCAACGGGTTCAATTACAGTTCCCTGGATTTATTGACTATTTAACAGTAAATGAGAAGCAAGTAGCCATTGCAAAAAGCTATTCAATCTCATTGTCAGCTAATAAGGAGATTACTATTATTACTACTCTTAAATAG